DNA sequence from the Vicia villosa cultivar HV-30 ecotype Madison, WI linkage group LG3, Vvil1.0, whole genome shotgun sequence genome:
ACTAGATCCATGTCAGCAGCACAAGGGATCGGAATCTTGTGCGATATCAAGTAACTCCCAAATCTAGATCGGTTAAGCAAAGTTAGCAATCTTTCCTGCATAAAATACTTTTGATACAGAGTACACCTGTGATAATTTAATCAGATTTATTACTTTTTAAGTTTTACAATAAACATGTTTGAGTACATGAACATGACAGACAAACAGTACAGGGTAGGATTACAATCATTTCATTCCCAACAAAATTAAATTTATGAACTGATGATCAAAAAGATTTGACCTTCAGGTAAACCTACAAGAAGTCAAAGAATTACAGATTTAAGGTCTGAATTTTTCCGTTTAAACTATACACATTGAAGTCAATTTTCTAGAATGCTGAATGAAGTATTTCTTGATCATATGGACAAAAAGGGATGATTACATCATTCAGAAACACAATTGACTTCACTAAGCGTGAGGCTCAAGGGTGTGAAGATTACACGAGAGAACGTGGCATAATTTGCAGCCAAGCCTTTTTAATAGGGTATACTTCACAGGGAAAAAACTTTTGGATACAGGCAACTTACTGGTGCATCACACGGCTGGTGCTTTCTTCTCCAATTGAAACTGTGGCAAGGGACTTGGAAGCCCATGCCTTAGCATTCATTGCTCCTTCCTGCAGATTACTTCTCTTGCACGGCTCTTTCAAACGGTAAATCGACTGTATTATTCGCTTCAAATAAACCAAAGGATGTTCCAGCAAGGTCCATAATCTAACATTTTGGATGAACCTTCTCCAAGCATATTGAATACATATAAGCAGCGTAGGAGAAAACAGGTAGAGTAATCTCATAACCACAAATGCAGTGGCCAAAGCTAGATAAGTTTCCTGTCGCAATAAATTTTCTGGAGATCTAGCCCATGAAAATGGACAGCTTTCTGGTTCAGTGTCACTGAGATTCTCGTCATCTGATGGGCGCCCAATTTTCTCAAGGGATAGTTGGTCAAGTGAATCAATCCTAATTCCTACAGCGACAACCAAAATGAACTAAATATAAGAAATAAGCATACAATGATGTGCTACTGCATAACATGAGGAATACTACAAAAATCATTTTCCAGACTCTCCCAACGCCATGACCTTTCTATCAGCCTAACCTCTCAAAGCCCAATTGTTTCTCCTTTGTCACGTAAAAGCTACAGTAACCACTTGATTGCTAGACAGGACTACTAAGGGATAGTCAAAACATGTCGATGAAAAGTTAAAATTCAACAAGTTGTTGAGAACAAGGTTACAAACttaaaatttgaattgtgaattggAAGACCTATTTTCCAAATCGCAAACTGAAtcttaatattaaaaaactataTGAAATAGTGTTTGTGTGAGAAAACttaataaaacctaaaaatattagCATTTCAGCCAACaaacagaaacaaaaaaaaaaaaacagaaaaaacatAGAAAGAGTTTGGGATGTATGGCCAAATACCACTGCCGCCTCAGAAAAATATAACATCAAACAGAAACAAAAAGCTTAGGGCCTAAATGGACCGACACCCTCTCTCAACACCTAGAAACAAAAATCTCAAGCCACGCTGTCTTCCATCAGCCAACCCTTCCTCTTTCAATTATCTTATGTAACGACTTCCCCTAGTTGGAGCACTGTTTTCAAACAAGACAAAAAGGGACTAAAAATCAAAGAATGGGGGAGGGAGAGACACAAAGCACAGGGTAGGCAGGTACTAGAAAATAACACAATATACTAAGTCTTCCTTTTGAGACTCTGACATGGGTTCTTTGGGGTTTTGTTTTGGCTATTTCTGTCCCATTAAAGAAAAAATTGCAAGGCATTTAACCCTATAAGGCCTTTCCAAAACCAGCTATGTGACCATGCCTACACTGCTCTTTTCAGTTCAAGTCaaaatctatatataatatatattgaaTGCTTTCTATTTCATTCAGAATTAGGTTACAAATCATGCAATACAAACTATGATGGTTGAGAAGAAAATGAATCCTATGGAAATAGGAGAGAAATCCTCCAAATGAACAGAATATTTAAATACAACATATTTTCTAGTGTTATAAATCCATACATTTCTTCCATATGGATCGTGTTTGGAAATCATAATTTAAAGTAATGTCTAGTTCAAAGGAGTGGAGAGAAAGGGACCAAATAAGATATAATTATGTTTCATTGAGAGGGGCGAAAGGGAAATAGCCCACTCTTTATCGGGTTCTCAAGAAAGGGGAGGGGTTTCTAAACTAATGAATTCTGTATATCCTTACACCTTTCATACTACAATTTATACAAGGACAATTTAGTCAATGCATTTCAAATGCATAAAACTCATCTTCTCTTCCCTCCAAACCCCTCAGTTGGTTTTGGAGAAGAGCCGGATCGAGTGGGGAGGTATTCTGTTTTCTTCATTCCCCTACCCTCTAAAATGTTAAAACAAAGATTCAAAATAATCTCTACCCTCCATTTAAGCATTTCTACCCCACAAAAAACTATGTGACGTATTTAAGTTAGTGTTAAAATTTTGAAAGGTTATTAGCATGTAAAAATTGCAGCTGAAATTGATAATAGGAAGAAAAACTAAGAATACAAAACACAAGGATAAGGTGCGAAAAACAGCCCTTACATACCAGTAACATCATTGTAGAAACCTACTAGAGATCCTAGCGTCCGAGATCCATGATACCGAACGCGCATAGTAGAATTCAAAATGAACAACGTAGGAAAACCATGTACACCATACTTGGATAAAGTACTGCCAGAATGAAACcaacattaaaataaaagaagCCAAGAACCAAtcaaagagagaaaaaagaaaaactaaaGACACAAACAAACCTTGGCCTAACCGACGATTCTTCAATAGCAAAATGAGGTATAGAAGGATGTAACGaagaaagaacagaaaaaaccggTCTAAACACCCTCGAAAAAGGACACCACGAAGCATAGAAAAGCACAGCCACATACTCATGATAATTCTTATGAACCATATTCAGTGCCTTCTGCAAAGAAACCTCATCTCCCTGCATATCAAAAACAACAAAGCTAAGCTACTGTAATAATCTTAATTCAACCACCAAATAAACACTCTACCTCCACTAAACCAGCATAAAATTGAgctaattcaaaaatcatcacaaaaagACAAAAacaggagagagaaagagaaaaagggTTACCTGGGTGACACCAACATAACGAACGGATCCAAGAGAATCGGATAACGAACAAGTCGAATCGGAAAACCGTAAGACGGAATCCGAGAGGGATTTGATGGGACAAACGGCGGTGGCGGTGGTGGCAGTGGCGGTGGTGGCGGTGGAGGAAAGGGTGCCACAACAGAGAAAGATAGCGAAGACGATTTCCGATCTCCGAAGCCTCATCCTCGTCCCTTCCCTTTGGATTATTAATATAAAACGGAACGAGAAGAAAATCGAAAATCGAGATGgaaatgaaaccctaattggatttgaaaaggggaaaaaggagaaagaagagaagaaaagagaGAGGGTGATGAATGAGATAACGAGATGTGACGTGGATTAATCTGAGTGGATGGTTTtgcaatataaataaattaaaactaaaaatgttaaaataaaattaaaaaatgttaaaaggGTTTGGTTTGAGGAAGGTGGTGGTGAATGGTGATAGTGGGAGTGAGTGTGATCGGTGGATGGAATGGAATAGAATAGGAATAAGGTTGATGATACCAATCTTGTTCTTCGATTTTGCGTTCAACTGTGAGATAGATATTGCACTATGGTTGGTTGGTTTGGTTTCTAGTTTTCTATTGACTTTGGCTTTATTCTATTCTATCTTCAACTATAATTTATTCATTACTACATTTAACTTTGTCTAATTCATTTTATATACTCTTTTTTACCCCGTTTATTTATAATGATTGACttctttaattgaaaaaaaaaattcaatgtaaTAATGGAATATTATTTGATTCGTTTGGATATTGTCTTTGTAAAAATAAAGAAGATtagattgaattttaaattaaatttctaaAATAGAACCAAAATGcttacatatattttatatttaatttaaggaTGATCTATTacgttaatttattattaattaatttttaattttttaatataatttattctatttttttattatttgttttggaCCATTATGATTCAAGGTTctagctctgtttggtaagacatgatTTTGACCTTAcgtcttatagcttatagcttataaattcatatgacaatttagacctatttggtaacggtcttttcatcactaacttatagcttatttttttaacttatagcttatttttcagacgctatttcaaatagcgttttagcttatagcttataattttttcttcctcttttatccttattatttaagcatcaactcatttttatcctttataatttattttaatttcaaattaaataattatgcaTTAAATATCTTtcatgtcattttacatttataagttacttgaaccgctaaattgattaaaattttataatagaaCCAAAATGCTTAcatgtattttaatatattccTATTccgttaatttattattaatcaatttttaattttattagtatAATTTATTCTATATTTTAATTATTCCAACAAACCTCTCACAAGGTTCACAACCCAATATAAACAAACCTCCTGTCAACTCCTCACCATCAGATTTTATCAAATAGTAATCAGCTTAAGACGTTGGATAAGGTACATTCCAAGTCTTCCAATTTACACCCTTTTCAAAACCACTTCAAGGCTAGACTTCGACGCTACCTCCGTTACAATCAATAATTCTTAAATAAGAGATACTTCAAAGCCTTTTACAGTTGCAGGCCAATATAAATGCAATGGGATTATAATATACTCGATAGTGTCTATAATATGATGCAACAATATAACCCACACTCTTTGGTTGGAAAAGTACTCTGAATCAAAGAAAATTTGTAGTATGCTCATCCTCGGGACCATTTTGTACGCAAATCCGCCTCGCACGCCGATCAAGGAGTTGAGTTAGGATGGATCTTTGTTGACAATATCTCTCCATGTATGATTGTTTATAGATCCCCAAATTGCACCCGACATCGAGAACATCATATATCACACGGGGTACGACATCGAAACGTAGGCTTCCCAAAAGAAGGGTAAATTTTTCTTGAAGCGCATCCTCGATTGCAAAATTGTGAGGTCCCTCGGGAAACCTCTCAATTTAGATAGATATGACAACTCAGGGATCCATACGAGCATATCGAGCACATGGACACCAGACTCGACTACTAATAGCATTAAGGCAATGACTAGCGAATAAAACTTATAaaagaatgaaaataaaagagaaagaagaatggCAAAATACTCTATTTGGTCCCTTATaataacctcggggttcattttagtcccttaacttcaaaaagtgtcacattggtcccttaactctttaaaaggtgtcattttagtcctttttgtcacattagcgacaGAAAGATTCAAAAATCGATCGCTATTTctgtcgctaatatgacaaaaaggactacaatgacaccttttgaagagttaagggaccaatatgacactttttgaagttaagggaccaaaatgaaccccgaggttaacataagggaccaaaaagggtattttgccaagAAGAATTGATAATTTTGACAATTTGTATGTTGAGAAGTGAGCAGAGACCTCATTTATATAGGAAAAAATTTTGCTCAAAAAAGCAACAATTCATGGGCTTTAATGCTTCCTAATCAATTAGTAAATCTATCTAATTGATTAGGATGTGTTACTCTTACTTTAATCAATTAGATTGAAGCCCTAATCAATTAGGTAGTTGACTTTTACTTTTCTAATTGATtagaaatctttttaattgattaagTACTTTTTTGGATTGGTTTTAAGAAGTTTTAATAAAGAATGAGAAGTTTGAAATACTTTATGTGTATGTGCATCGCCTTAGTATTACAAGACCTATGCTTGATTCATTAACAATTAACTGATCAAACTACAAGATAAACAATAAGTGAAAGATTAGGTGAGCTTTCACAACTTTAGTTACTTCTTGTTTTAACTTTAATTAGCTCTTTTAGACGGTACTTGAAcactttgacttgtttgcttcTAGACTGATGGTGCTTGTGATTTTATTCTTTCTTGATCAATTgtcattattaaaatatttagaagaTATTATACGCACAACACATAGAACCACATATTTTCCCCTTACTATGATGACAATGCATCCTTAAGGGAGgtggtaaaataaaataaaaaatagataaaaagaTATGTAGTTGTTAAAAGCCCCATCACATATAAAGAGAGTATATTGTACTCCCCTTAAAAGTATACTTCTTCCTCTTTGCCATTATCAAAAAACGGGATAGATATATAGAGAGATAAACAAACATAACATAGAACACATTTATCACATACTCAAATTTAAGTGTAAAAGAAACTGAATATCATATATGAAAAAACATTGATTACAAAAATTGGGATAAAAAACATAAAGCATAtagataaaaatacatgaaaatgaattcaacagAACAACTACGCCTTGTTACCCACATCGTCAAGGTTAAACAATCAATGAATTGTTATATTTGTATGGAAAGCTACTTGGACGCCTATCTGACAAAGTAACATAGTGTTGTCTCGAATCACTATTGTTGTCTAGAATTCTTGCAAGGATGAAGGTCGCCAAAGATTTTGTTGAAGGAGAGGAACCTCGAGTTTAAAACCTTCCAAGCTTTCTAGATCATGCTTTAGAATGTCATTGTTGTCCCTAATATGTATCTCCCTTAAAGAGTTTTTTCTAATCATTGAGCAGGTTGAGTTGGATAATATTTCCTCTAAGTTGACTCTAGCATGAGTAATTATCTATGTGATAAAATTCCCTTATGGTAATCAAGTGTTACGCCTTCTTAGACAATCTAACATATATTGAATTACCTCGGTGGCCTAATTGGTCTCATTGTTGTTGGCTAGAGGCCATGTGATCACAACATCGGTCCTCAATAGTTCCTCGTGGTTTTATTTTCTTGGAAATAGAAAATTGGACACCACACAGTGAATGAGATAATAAGAAGCATTCATATATTGTAACACcacaaatctaccccgcaatttaaTAAGAAATCAAAGTACAAAACAATCTCAAACGAACATCATATTTGAGGCGTCACATTTATCAACTAAAAACACATCACAAATCATGCTCAtaatcatagatacataacacctATAATGGAGGAATCATACTTCATTAAACATTCAAATCCAAATAGTTCATAATATCGCAGTGGAATTCAAAGAACAGCATAAATTCAAAGTCATAATATCTTTGCCAACAAGGCAACAACTATCCAACATGTCTCACAagagaacaacaacaaaatccaacAAGATGTAACAATATAATCAAAACACAACGACATAAAGCAACAATCATCGCAAACGTCCCCCGAGTGATACGTATCAGAGAATAGACACACCGACTTGAGCTATAAGGTAAACGACTACTCCACATTGTTacttgcacgttaccaacaaagggtaacattcaaacagaagggatgagatatcaaacagtataaaggaatgtatgataatattcatggcacggaaaagatcatacatagttcaccacttctcatcacctAACATTTTACAACAACTTTCATCATAAACAAGAATGTCATTATCCAATTACAATAACATATTCAATAGTACAACTACATCATCAACATATCACAACATTCACATCATAATCACAAACATTCAAAATGCGACTTAATATGCGACTCGACTTAtgaaaatgcatgtggtaccatttggagtaaaactcctgtCTCAAACATTGCCACTTGGGCCATCTtcgttgccattttcaggctaatattcgttgccatctttcaggctaatagtcgttgccatctttcaggctaatagtcgttgccattttcaggctaaaagacacttatgcaatggatgcgacaaaatgatgcacatccaaaaAACACACATTTACAACACATCACAACATCGGCTAAACATCCTTACTTgtatagtaattcatcacttcacattcacgtcgctatgttgtatcatcatacaacaatgtttcacttcacaacaacaatcacaacatcAAATGATATAATTCAAGAAAAGGTTTCAAAAGATATCCAAAGGTTTTCAAGTCATGTCCATTATAAAGACATCAATTAGAGCTTCACGGAGattcaaacgacacttaaaaaggagttacggatcaaaatatacatcatttcaaagttacaAAAATTTTCACGCAGCACTGTCCGCTTAGCAAACTTAAGCGCGCTTCTCTCAACTAAATCCAGAAACTTTCATTCTTCGTgtctccgcttagcgagctcgcacattttcaaattttcacttagcatccgcttagcgagccagggCTGCTTAGCGGacgcgcgattatgcagaaaaatcacaGAACTAACAGACTTGTGAAACCACACATCCACCACTCAAAACCCTCACCAATCAGAAATTAAAAACATATAACAACATCAgctaacatcattcatcaacattcatcaatagaaacatgatttcaaccataaattcataaaaatccaACATAAACCCTAAGATTCTACAACACATATTCAAGGTTACtacacatacaatctaacccaccatgaACATCATCATATAACCCTTTATCATGAaataatcccacccttaccttgagtttcggattgaagccaactctatcttcaaacctagctttctcctcttctcttcactcttcttttctttctcttcttttccttaTTTCACCAAATGAGCTTCTAACTCTCtattctctaaaacccttgttttgttaaacccttactaactcTCAAattgctaatgggctctaattagcacCTCTCATTTACTAATTCTATCATAGGCCCACTAACAAATAACATTACTAACTTATGTTacttactaataattcccaataaataactcaaaatcaattaaacacacaattagcacataatcaaataaataattcacacaacacacatcaaataaaatacataaataaaatggTCGTTACATATACCCCCACAAAGAAAGGAAATATATCACATACCTTTAGATTAGTAAGTAGGGATTGAGTATGAAATTATGTTTCTTATGGGACAAATGTCAAACGCGATGTCTGGGACAACTAGTCCAACTTGTTAAACTAGAATTCACACAATTATACCAGTTTAAATTATGCAGTATGATGGAGTAGAAAAGCAATAAAGAATACAATAATTGATAACCCAGTTTGATGCTACAACACCTACGTCTAGAGGGTTGATTTCCAGTCCAAGAAAGGAAATTAGCTATAAGTAGTTTAGTACACTTagtcttataagaacaacaacccCATATATGTTGCTCGATATGAGAAtccctctcactttctctcaatcactaaATCCTAGTGATCAACCTCAATCAATGTGAAGGAACGTTGAATTACAATTCAACTAGACAAACCTACACTATTGGTCTATGATTTATAGTCatatattaattgtttttttaatttaaaacaataatatataatctataactatatataaaggCAAAACATAATTTTGGTGTAgcctatttttatttcaattatgtcctttttagtttttgtttttagcTTCAACTTCTCTTTGTGATTTTTACATCTCTTTcattccattttttattattttgtaaatattaaaataaaaaaatcaacacaTAAAACATATAGTTTATCTTTTCATTCATTTGCACACTAAAGAAAGCTGACAGACGGGCACGTGAGTGTCCGTCTGGACGGTAATAACATATAAAGGGAATACTTTATATTTTGGTGTAACctatttttatatcaattttaCTCTTACTCTATTGTGTAATTTACATAATAATTTCCATTAAAACTACTACTATTAACTTCCACAAAACTCCCAACTATTAAATTCCACATGCAAATGTGTTGTGTATATATtaagtttaaataaaaaatatggctTACATTTTCTCCGATGCGCATTAAAAAAAGCATATATATGGACACTAgtaataaataatgaaaaatcACTAATATCACAAAATTATTGTGGATTCAACTAATAATAATCTAGTggatatttattaattttgtttaatatctCTTATTAACTAAAGGGTTAACTATGTTTCCAATCCATCTGAATAAAGGCATTTTTACTTTTAATCcctaaaaaaattctataaataatAATCCTCCTAATATTTGCCGTCAACACTTTTGGTCTCAAATGTTAGATCTGTCTAACGGAAGTTGGCGTGGCACACCACGTGGAAGTTTTTGGGTGGTTGGATGTACATGTGGTAGTGTCAGTGTGGGAAATATGCTGACATGGCAATGACCAATGTCAACATCATACTTGAATTCATAAAAATTCGTGTCTAATCCACAACCAAATTCGCAGTTAATCTCTTGCCAATTCTCTCTCTAAAATTTCAAGATTGACACGGTAAGTGATGAATGTTTGTGTTGAAGTAACAACTAAGAAATTTGACCTCACTGTAGAGAATTTCCAATTGTCTAATTACTTCTTCATTCTTATAATAATTGAAGTCAACAAAACTTATGGACACCAAACACGAACTTCTTGGTTTATGGTCGTCATTGTGTCACTGAatcttatgttgttgttgataatacTGGCAATTATTTTAGCGAGAATTGTTTAATTCTCATAGGTTATTCGGATTGAGTTATTGAATTTTGTAACTAACAGTTGAAGTTTTATGTATATAATTGCAACTTCTTTGAAATATCTTCATTAACTTCTAGTGTTAGGTTTTACTTTTGGTATAGTTTGTCTCTagtgtttcttttttaattaaattattttagattttttctaTGTTTCACTTAGTTACGTACTTAAGgacctcttctatttttttgttaacACATTCTTATCTTAAGTCATTTTTAAGTGATTTGCTATGGTCATCTATCTTCTTCCATCTAACTAGTTTTGCATCAAGTTTGTGAAATGTATATTGAGCATTGTAAGGGAAAAAGAACcaatctttttttgaaaaaagtctATGGGCATCCTTTTTATATTGCAAATGGTCAGGCGTGGATCCTCTAACTTCCATTTCTCTACATTTCCCTA
Encoded proteins:
- the LOC131662055 gene encoding 5'-adenylylsulfate reductase-like 4; protein product: MRLRRSEIVFAIFLCCGTLSSTATTATATTATAVCPIKSLSDSVLRFSDSTCSLSDSLGSVRYVGVTQGDEVSLQKALNMVHKNYHEYVAVLFYASWCPFSRVFRPVFSVLSSLHPSIPHFAIEESSVRPSTLSKYGVHGFPTLFILNSTMRVRYHGSRTLGSLVGFYNDVTGIRIDSLDQLSLEKIGRPSDDENLSDTEPESCPFSWARSPENLLRQETYLALATAFVVMRLLYLFSPTLLICIQYAWRRFIQNVRLWTLLEHPLVYLKRIIQSIYRLKEPCKRSNLQEGAMNAKAWASKSLATVSIGEESTSRVMHQ